From a region of the Armatimonadota bacterium genome:
- a CDS encoding S9 family peptidase, whose product MPTVAPYGTWKSPITAELVAGAGIVLSEIAVDGPDVYWSELRPAERGRKVIVRRTPDGRTADVLPPPFNARTTVHEYGGGDFVVDRGVVYFSEYADQRLYRLQPGGTPDPLTLPGALRYADAVVDRQRRRLICVCEDHARGDQEAENYLAAVPLEGGRPQVLVRGADFYASPRLSPDGAVLAWLSWDRPNMPWDGTTLWVAAVRADGTVEEPHRVAGGPEESVFQPEWSPDGILYFVSDRTGWWNLYRWDARAGRVEPVVLREAEFGRPQWVFRMSTYGLLDSSTAVCAFIAGGVWRLALLDTRRKSLDVVDLPYTEISQVTPAGTAVYFIGGSPTEPLALVRLDVPRRAVEVLRTSRPHPVDPGYISVPQAIAFPTTGGQAAYGWYYPPTNADFAGPPGERPPLLVVAHGGPTSFSPAVLRLEFQYWTSRGFAVVDVNYGGSTGYGRAYRNRLRGQWGVVDVDDCVHAARFLVDRGLADGMRVAIRGGSAGGYTTLCALAFRDAFRAGASHFGVSDLEALHRETHKFESRYDYHLVGPYPERADLFRARSPIHYAHQIRVPVIFFQGLEDRVVPPSQSEAMVEALRRRGIPVAYLAFEGEQHGFRRAETIRRVLEAELYFYGRIFGFSPADTLDPVPIHNLD is encoded by the coding sequence ATGCCCACCGTCGCTCCGTACGGGACCTGGAAGTCGCCGATCACCGCCGAGCTGGTGGCCGGCGCCGGGATTGTCCTCTCGGAGATCGCAGTCGACGGACCCGACGTGTACTGGTCCGAGCTGCGGCCGGCCGAGCGGGGCCGGAAGGTCATCGTCCGCCGGACCCCCGACGGCCGCACGGCCGACGTGCTCCCCCCTCCCTTCAACGCCCGTACCACCGTCCACGAGTACGGCGGGGGCGATTTCGTCGTGGACCGCGGGGTTGTCTACTTTTCCGAGTATGCCGATCAGCGGCTGTACCGCCTGCAGCCGGGAGGCACCCCGGACCCCCTCACGCTGCCCGGCGCACTGCGCTACGCCGACGCGGTGGTCGACAGACAGCGCCGGCGGCTCATCTGCGTGTGTGAAGACCACGCCCGCGGCGACCAGGAGGCGGAGAATTACCTGGCGGCCGTTCCCCTGGAGGGTGGTCGGCCGCAGGTTCTGGTGCGGGGGGCCGACTTCTATGCCTCCCCCCGCCTCAGTCCCGACGGCGCCGTGCTGGCCTGGCTGAGCTGGGACCGCCCGAACATGCCCTGGGATGGAACGACCCTGTGGGTGGCGGCGGTGCGGGCCGACGGGACGGTGGAGGAGCCGCACCGGGTGGCCGGCGGGCCCGAGGAATCCGTCTTCCAGCCGGAGTGGTCCCCCGACGGCATCCTGTACTTCGTCTCCGACCGCACCGGGTGGTGGAACCTGTACCGCTGGGACGCGCGCGCAGGCCGTGTGGAGCCGGTCGTCCTGCGGGAGGCCGAGTTCGGCCGCCCCCAGTGGGTGTTCCGCATGTCCACCTATGGCCTTCTGGATTCTTCCACCGCGGTCTGCGCCTTCATCGCCGGAGGGGTGTGGCGGCTGGCGCTGCTGGACACCCGGCGGAAGTCCCTGGACGTCGTGGACCTCCCGTACACCGAGATCAGTCAGGTGACACCGGCCGGGACCGCCGTGTACTTCATCGGCGGGTCCCCCACCGAACCCCTGGCATTGGTCCGCCTGGACGTGCCCCGCCGGGCCGTGGAGGTGCTCCGGACGTCACGCCCGCACCCGGTGGACCCGGGATACATCTCGGTGCCGCAGGCCATCGCGTTCCCGACCACCGGCGGACAGGCGGCGTACGGGTGGTACTACCCTCCGACCAACGCGGACTTCGCCGGCCCGCCCGGAGAGCGCCCGCCGCTGCTGGTGGTCGCCCACGGCGGCCCCACGTCCTTCTCCCCCGCCGTGCTGCGCCTGGAGTTCCAGTACTGGACCAGCCGGGGGTTTGCCGTGGTGGACGTCAACTACGGCGGGAGCACCGGCTACGGGCGCGCCTACCGGAACCGCCTGCGCGGCCAGTGGGGTGTGGTGGACGTGGACGACTGCGTTCACGCGGCCCGGTTCCTGGTGGACCGCGGGCTGGCGGACGGAATGCGGGTGGCCATCCGGGGCGGCAGCGCCGGCGGGTACACCACTCTGTGCGCGCTGGCATTTCGGGACGCCTTCCGGGCCGGGGCGTCGCACTTCGGGGTCAGCGACCTGGAGGCCCTGCACCGGGAGACCCACAAGTTCGAGTCGCGGTATGACTACCACCTGGTCGGCCCGTACCCCGAGCGGGCCGACCTGTTCCGCGCCCGCTCCCCCATCCACTACGCTCACCAGATCCGCGTCCCGGTGATCTTCTTCCAGGGGCTGGAAGATCGCGTGGTGCCCCCCAGCCAGTCGGAGGCGATGGTGGAGGCCCTGCGCCGCCGGGGCATCCCCGTGGCGTACCTCGCCTTTGAGGGAGAGCAGCACGGTTTCCGCCGCGCCGAGACGATCCGCCGCGTCCTGGAGGCGGAACTGTACTTCTACGGCCGCATCTTCGGGTTCTCGCCCGCGGACACCCTCGACCCGGTGCCCATCCATAACCTCGACTGA
- a CDS encoding PadR family transcriptional regulator, with product MFARPWMGFGPFRERLFGKGDLKVLILDLLKDRPMHGYDIIRSLQEQFGGFYAPSPGAVYPTLQMLEDMGYVTSSQQDGKKVYAITDEGRRFLTERQEAVEDIRSRFSHWWDWWGPAYREMWDLFHTLRSRGPWQRITPEKLRRIRDVMARARREIEAILREEAPAEAGPPQQPQP from the coding sequence GTGTTTGCACGGCCGTGGATGGGGTTTGGACCCTTTCGGGAGAGGCTCTTCGGTAAAGGCGACCTCAAGGTCCTCATCCTGGACCTGCTCAAGGACAGGCCGATGCACGGCTACGACATCATCCGGAGCCTGCAGGAGCAGTTCGGGGGATTCTACGCGCCCAGCCCGGGCGCCGTGTACCCGACCCTCCAGATGCTGGAGGACATGGGGTACGTGACGTCCTCGCAGCAGGACGGCAAGAAGGTGTACGCCATCACCGACGAGGGGCGGCGCTTTCTGACCGAACGGCAGGAGGCCGTCGAGGATATCCGCTCGCGGTTCAGCCACTGGTGGGACTGGTGGGGACCTGCTTACCGGGAGATGTGGGACCTGTTCCACACCCTCCGATCCCGGGGCCCCTGGCAGCGGATCACGCCCGAGAAGCTGCGGCGCATCCGCGATGTGATGGCGCGCGCCCGCCGCGAGATCGAGGCCATCCTCAGGGAAGAAGCGCCCGCCGAGGCGGGACCTCCTCAGCAGCCGCAGCCGTAA
- a CDS encoding PPOX class F420-dependent oxidoreductase, which translates to MRLPDHIRAFLDAPYLAVLATVGPRGRPQATPVWFALDGDEILMNTTAGRVKLRNLQRRPYASVVVLDPGDPDRYVQIRGPVRLDPAHGAQDIDRLSLRYEGRPFQYPPTDAPHRRVSIRLRPESYTAVGLE; encoded by the coding sequence ATGCGGCTGCCGGATCACATTCGCGCGTTTCTGGACGCACCCTACCTCGCCGTGCTGGCCACGGTGGGACCCCGAGGCCGGCCTCAAGCCACCCCGGTGTGGTTTGCCCTGGACGGGGACGAGATCCTCATGAACACGACGGCTGGGCGGGTCAAGCTGCGCAACCTGCAGCGCCGTCCCTACGCGTCCGTGGTGGTGCTGGACCCGGGTGATCCCGACCGATACGTCCAGATCCGCGGCCCGGTGCGGCTGGACCCGGCCCACGGCGCTCAGGACATTGACAGGCTCTCCCTTCGGTATGAGGGACGTCCCTTCCAGTATCCGCCGACCGACGCGCCTCACCGCCGCGTGAGCATCCGGCTGCGGCCGGAGTCCTACACCGCCGTGGGCCTGGAATGA
- a CDS encoding membrane dipeptidase, which translates to MSASAERAPLSPDDRTAFHRSLTVVDGHCDLPLALTRAADARGGDPPALAETRVGRDLRQGGVDVVVSPVWVELEYLPDGLRRALVGLTRLRRAVGRSPEEFAVAETREGLERAVRGGRTAVIPGLEGCAPLGYEPDLLETFVRLGVRVVGLTWNERNAFASGARQDSREGLTPLGKALVREGDRLGVIWDVSHLNERSFWDLLECAAGPVVASHSNAAALFPHARNLSDDQIRALSARGGLISLMVQSFVISRQIATLEEFLRHVDHVVELAGIERVGFGFDFISFVDDIDRLRMDSLPPTEPPRENAHKALAEIPTHADLPRLTDALLRHGYSPGDVARLMGGNWLGFLLDHLPAAESSI; encoded by the coding sequence ATGAGCGCCTCCGCGGAGCGCGCCCCGCTGAGCCCGGACGACCGGACGGCATTCCACCGGAGCCTGACGGTGGTGGACGGTCACTGCGACCTGCCCCTGGCCCTCACCCGCGCCGCCGACGCCCGCGGCGGCGACCCCCCCGCTCTGGCCGAGACCCGGGTGGGACGCGACCTCCGCCAGGGAGGCGTGGACGTGGTCGTCAGCCCCGTGTGGGTGGAGCTGGAATACCTCCCCGACGGACTGCGCCGGGCACTGGTGGGCCTGACCCGACTGCGCCGGGCGGTCGGCCGCAGTCCGGAGGAGTTCGCCGTGGCCGAGACCCGGGAGGGGCTGGAGCGGGCCGTGCGGGGAGGCCGCACGGCCGTGATCCCGGGGCTGGAGGGCTGCGCGCCGCTGGGATACGAGCCGGACCTGCTGGAGACCTTCGTGCGCCTGGGGGTCCGGGTGGTCGGCCTGACGTGGAACGAACGCAATGCCTTTGCCAGCGGCGCCCGGCAGGACAGCCGGGAAGGACTCACGCCGCTGGGCAAGGCACTGGTACGGGAAGGCGACCGGCTGGGGGTGATCTGGGACGTCTCACACCTCAACGAGCGCAGCTTCTGGGACCTGCTGGAGTGCGCCGCCGGGCCGGTCGTGGCCTCCCACTCCAACGCTGCCGCCCTCTTCCCCCACGCCCGCAACCTCAGCGACGACCAGATCCGGGCGCTGAGCGCCCGCGGAGGCCTGATCAGTCTCATGGTGCAGTCGTTCGTGATCAGCAGGCAGATCGCCACGCTGGAGGAGTTCCTGCGCCATGTGGACCACGTGGTCGAGCTGGCCGGTATCGAGCGGGTGGGGTTCGGCTTCGACTTCATCTCCTTCGTGGACGACATCGACCGCCTGCGGATGGACTCCCTGCCGCCGACGGAACCTCCCCGGGAGAACGCCCACAAGGCGCTGGCGGAGATCCCCACCCACGCCGACCTGCCGCGGCTCACGGACGCCCTGCTCCGCCACGGATACAGCCCCGGCGATGTGGCCCGGCTGATGGGGGGAAACTGGCTCGGCTTCCTGTTGGACCACCTTCCCGCCGCCGAATCCTCCATTTAG
- the thrC gene encoding threonine synthase: protein MWRGVIEQYRPFLPVTDATPVITLGEGGTPLLECRAGREAGLRLLVKYEAANPTGSFKDRGMTVAVSKAVEAGARAVVCASTGNTAASAAAYAARAGLACLLLVPAGGVAAGKMAQAVVHGATIIPVRAGFDRVLELARQVAERFGLALVNSINPHRLAGQKTAAFEICDALGRAPQVLALPVGNAGNITAYWMGFVDYRAAGRIDRPPRMIGVQAEGAAPLVRGEPVDRPQTVASAIRIGRPASWQGAVRAVRESGGRFVAVSDERILAARDLLAREGLFVEPASAASVAGVLALAREGDLAGEVVCVLTGHGLKDPEAVPREDIPEPVPDTLEAIARRLP, encoded by the coding sequence GTGTGGCGCGGAGTCATTGAGCAGTACCGGCCGTTCCTCCCGGTCACCGACGCCACGCCGGTGATCACTCTGGGAGAGGGCGGGACGCCGCTGCTGGAGTGCCGGGCCGGCCGGGAGGCGGGGCTCCGCCTCCTGGTCAAGTACGAGGCGGCCAACCCCACTGGCTCGTTCAAGGACCGCGGCATGACCGTCGCGGTCAGCAAGGCGGTGGAAGCGGGCGCCCGGGCCGTCGTCTGCGCCTCCACCGGCAACACGGCGGCGTCCGCGGCGGCCTATGCGGCCCGGGCCGGCCTGGCCTGCCTGCTGCTGGTGCCCGCCGGCGGGGTGGCGGCGGGCAAGATGGCCCAGGCCGTGGTCCATGGGGCCACCATCATCCCCGTGCGGGCCGGCTTCGACCGGGTCCTGGAGCTGGCGCGGCAGGTAGCCGAACGCTTCGGTCTTGCCCTGGTCAACTCGATCAACCCCCACCGGCTGGCGGGCCAGAAGACGGCGGCGTTTGAGATCTGTGACGCGCTGGGTCGGGCGCCTCAGGTCCTGGCCCTTCCGGTGGGCAACGCCGGAAACATCACGGCCTACTGGATGGGATTTGTGGACTACCGGGCCGCCGGGCGCATCGACCGGCCGCCCCGGATGATCGGCGTGCAGGCCGAGGGCGCCGCGCCGCTGGTGCGGGGGGAGCCGGTGGACCGGCCGCAGACGGTGGCGTCCGCCATCCGCATCGGCCGGCCGGCCAGCTGGCAGGGCGCGGTGCGCGCGGTGCGCGAGTCGGGCGGCCGGTTTGTGGCGGTCAGCGACGAGCGCATCCTGGCCGCCCGCGACCTGCTGGCGCGGGAGGGGCTGTTCGTGGAGCCGGCATCCGCCGCGTCGGTGGCCGGGGTGCTGGCCCTGGCCCGGGAGGGGGACCTGGCTGGCGAAGTGGTCTGCGTGCTGACGGGCCACGGATTGAAGGACCCCGAAGCGGTTCCCCGGGAGGACATCCCCGAGCCCGTCCCCGACACGCTGGAGGCGATTGCCCGGCGGCTGCCCTGA
- a CDS encoding cyclase family protein, with the protein MCVPQTFEAVKLDRRSFLRVAAGTAVGAALGGTALLPAVARAQTRSLSYTNIVDLTHVLHSRFPSFNPDFFPRLSRRPFVTIEKNGFYGNIVSYWEHTGTHMDAPAHFVTGRWFVHEIPASRLIGPAVVIHIHEKATANPDAQVTPDDIRAYEDRYGRIPDGAVVFMHSGWEQWVNDEVSYRRPDSTGTMHFPGFHPEAAQMLVEERNIIGIGVDTLSLDYGRSTDFKTHLTILGANKWGLENVANLTRIPPRGATVFVGAPKLANGSGGPLRLMAVW; encoded by the coding sequence ATGTGCGTTCCGCAGACCTTTGAGGCGGTGAAGCTGGATCGCCGCAGCTTCCTGCGGGTGGCCGCCGGCACGGCCGTGGGCGCAGCCCTGGGCGGGACGGCCCTCCTGCCGGCTGTGGCGCGGGCGCAGACCCGGTCCCTGTCCTACACCAACATCGTGGACCTGACCCACGTCCTGCACAGCCGGTTCCCGTCGTTCAACCCCGACTTCTTCCCGCGCCTGTCCCGCCGGCCGTTCGTGACCATCGAAAAGAACGGGTTTTACGGGAACATCGTCTCCTACTGGGAGCACACGGGCACCCATATGGACGCTCCCGCCCACTTCGTCACAGGCCGGTGGTTCGTGCACGAGATCCCGGCCAGCCGCCTGATCGGCCCGGCGGTGGTCATCCACATCCACGAAAAGGCCACCGCCAACCCTGACGCGCAGGTCACTCCCGACGACATCCGCGCCTATGAGGACCGCTACGGCCGGATCCCCGACGGCGCGGTGGTGTTCATGCACAGCGGGTGGGAACAGTGGGTGAATGACGAGGTGTCCTACCGTCGGCCCGACAGTACCGGCACCATGCACTTCCCCGGGTTCCACCCGGAGGCAGCCCAGATGCTGGTGGAGGAGCGGAATATCATCGGGATCGGCGTGGACACCCTCAGCCTGGACTACGGCCGGAGCACCGACTTCAAGACCCACCTGACCATTCTGGGCGCCAACAAGTGGGGCCTGGAGAACGTGGCGAACCTGACGCGGATTCCGCCCCGGGGAGCCACGGTGTTCGTCGGCGCCCCCAAGCTGGCCAACGGCTCGGGCGGGCCGCTGCGGCTGATGGCGGTGTGGTGA